Proteins from one Xanthocytophaga agilis genomic window:
- a CDS encoding tetratricopeptide repeat protein gives MSVENSVLPQDEDAIRFMNAFLEAEYQLTLAQVQEDLDAERFKQKVEDVDSHYFSGNVASDILRFEQPGTPGFEDIKSQIQINAPRRLFLVRVYQHDSLGLVYRFYTGTNRKKGISYFYSYYVTQVDQTFKIVARYMSNDTSIGWEWSAGMRFTKEALTFLRVYRLLEPHEKNTADYISEAGIDYKQEVMPTKPQSQIVTAPLIPEFEPIETVFERIQNKAGDLNNLAIQKAEEGKLEEALDYYNQALNLSSNNAEILYNRAMLLQDMGEWEEAMDDYDLSLFINPENVDCLVARASLKEDLGYQEKALEDLAEALRLKPENTTALNNRGYLYRSLGRLEESLQDLHKAHQIDPEDTLVIQSLAETYTDARQYDTAIDWLEKALQKDSALQQEIRNNTLYAPLLTHKRYQQLLNS, from the coding sequence ATGTCTGTTGAAAATAGTGTTTTGCCTCAAGATGAAGATGCCATTCGGTTTATGAATGCATTTCTGGAAGCAGAATACCAGCTAACACTCGCACAAGTACAGGAAGACCTGGATGCCGAAAGATTCAAACAGAAAGTAGAAGATGTGGACAGCCACTATTTTTCGGGCAATGTAGCTTCAGATATCCTGCGTTTTGAACAACCCGGAACACCTGGATTTGAAGATATTAAATCTCAGATACAGATCAATGCACCCCGCAGGCTTTTTCTGGTACGGGTATATCAGCACGATTCACTGGGTCTGGTGTATCGTTTTTATACAGGTACAAACCGCAAGAAAGGAATCTCCTATTTTTATTCCTATTATGTCACCCAAGTCGATCAAACGTTTAAGATTGTAGCCCGGTATATGAGTAATGATACTTCTATAGGCTGGGAGTGGAGTGCCGGAATGCGATTTACCAAAGAAGCACTTACCTTCCTGCGAGTCTATCGCCTGCTTGAGCCTCATGAAAAAAATACCGCCGATTATATCAGTGAGGCTGGAATAGATTATAAACAGGAGGTTATGCCTACCAAACCACAATCACAGATTGTAACTGCACCTCTTATTCCGGAATTTGAGCCTATTGAAACAGTCTTCGAAAGAATCCAGAATAAAGCAGGAGACCTGAACAATCTGGCAATTCAAAAAGCAGAAGAAGGCAAATTGGAAGAAGCACTGGATTATTATAACCAGGCATTGAATCTCTCATCCAATAACGCTGAAATTCTTTACAATCGGGCTATGCTTTTACAGGATATGGGAGAATGGGAAGAGGCTATGGATGACTATGATCTCTCGCTCTTTATCAATCCGGAAAACGTAGATTGTCTGGTGGCACGTGCCAGTCTAAAGGAAGATTTGGGGTATCAAGAAAAGGCACTGGAAGATCTGGCGGAGGCATTGAGACTGAAACCGGAAAATACGACAGCATTAAATAATCGAGGGTATTTGTATCGTAGCCTGGGCCGATTGGAAGAATCCCTGCAGGATTTGCACAAAGCCCACCAGATTGATCCTGAAGATACCCTGGTCATACAATCACTAGCCGAAACGTATACGGATGCCCGCCAATACGACACGGCTATTGACTGGCTGGAAAAAGCACTACAAAAAGATTCTGCCTTACAGCAAGAAATCCGAAATAATACCTTGTACGCACCATTGCTTACACACAAAAGATATCAGCAACTACTTAATTCCTAA
- a CDS encoding leucine-rich repeat domain-containing protein, with product MPLAIGKLCKIVELNVSQNQLTTLPESIGNLTKLKIFTLSGNQLISLPESIGNLTELKILDLTGNQLTSIPESIHHLKKLKKLYLYNNPLSSQMQEQIRHWLPACRIYL from the coding sequence TTGCCTTTAGCAATAGGTAAGCTCTGTAAAATAGTTGAATTAAATGTATCTCAAAATCAGCTTACAACTCTCCCAGAATCTATTGGCAATCTAACCAAACTTAAAATTTTTACATTATCAGGCAATCAACTTATCTCTCTACCTGAATCTATTGGCAATTTGACCGAATTAAAAATACTTGATTTAACTGGAAATCAATTAACTTCTATTCCTGAGTCAATACATCACCTAAAGAAATTAAAAAAGCTCTACCTGTACAACAATCCACTTTCGAGCCAAATGCAGGAGCAAATCCGACACTGGTTACCAGCGTGCAGGATTTATTTATAA
- a CDS encoding HEAT repeat domain-containing protein produces the protein MTNQTVSSDIVSFIESYIQLEYEALLAEYTESDFDRYWKKSMQLKVYDLVTLYHIGNKRRSRAHPISEEWVKDISIQPRSLYCIHHYQCTKFGDVFVCYVGPLGKETDPFAWYVARFPEGFRIVAENTIASRTGQWEKGPVRGMRIPIQETDVPVAVYQFQMPSDRVTLEKYQAFSAVQTPTENLPSIGIFDEMDGFFLDRYFCRVPVFGLEYIATGLIEDLNWEENDELSLNLEYSGYDLEYELQEAVSKAMEKVRVDMGSWVYARLCYLSKAFAREWNNRWLGGDGGGKEFYLLIADKETQAVLGILRFEMLPGYLSIDISERSNQLSQSDFYRDFRTTLLDEPLSLACCSLIVSDYEQNRFPWEYGWDGQRLQGENHSQLSEVLPVCMAMHTEVSVEKRLKALETIWNLTPTHLWEFLTRFLKDHAPQMRQAAARYLAQLRDPRTIPALEQLLEKETVESVRLAGLSALSQVTNLPSA, from the coding sequence ATGACTAACCAAACTGTTTCATCTGATATTGTTTCATTCATAGAGTCATATATTCAATTGGAATATGAAGCATTACTGGCTGAGTATACAGAATCCGACTTTGACAGGTATTGGAAAAAGTCCATGCAATTGAAAGTCTATGATTTGGTAACCTTGTATCATATTGGCAACAAGCGGCGTTCCCGTGCACATCCTATTTCGGAAGAATGGGTAAAGGACATATCTATTCAACCCCGATCGCTGTACTGCATTCACCACTACCAGTGTACAAAATTCGGCGATGTATTTGTGTGTTATGTGGGTCCGTTGGGAAAAGAAACCGATCCGTTTGCCTGGTATGTGGCCCGATTTCCGGAAGGGTTTCGTATTGTGGCCGAAAACACTATTGCTTCCCGTACCGGACAATGGGAAAAAGGTCCTGTCAGGGGTATGCGTATTCCCATACAGGAAACCGATGTTCCGGTTGCGGTGTATCAGTTTCAGATGCCATCGGATAGGGTTACACTGGAAAAGTATCAGGCATTTTCAGCCGTTCAAACGCCAACAGAGAATCTACCATCCATAGGAATATTTGATGAAATGGATGGCTTCTTTCTGGATCGCTATTTTTGCAGGGTGCCTGTCTTTGGGTTAGAATATATCGCTACTGGACTGATTGAAGACCTGAACTGGGAAGAAAATGACGAGCTATCTCTGAATCTGGAGTATTCAGGATATGATCTGGAGTATGAGTTGCAAGAGGCTGTAAGTAAAGCTATGGAAAAAGTGAGAGTGGATATGGGTTCGTGGGTATATGCCAGATTATGTTACCTGTCCAAAGCCTTTGCACGTGAGTGGAATAATCGCTGGCTGGGTGGGGATGGTGGAGGAAAAGAATTCTATCTGCTGATTGCGGATAAAGAAACTCAGGCTGTGTTGGGAATTCTGCGTTTTGAGATGCTGCCCGGATATCTCAGTATAGACATAAGCGAACGGTCTAATCAATTGTCCCAAAGCGATTTTTATCGTGATTTTAGAACTACGTTACTGGATGAGCCGCTTTCACTAGCCTGTTGCAGCCTGATTGTGAGTGATTACGAACAAAATAGGTTTCCCTGGGAATATGGCTGGGACGGACAGCGCCTGCAGGGTGAAAATCATTCACAGTTGAGTGAGGTATTGCCAGTATGCATGGCTATGCATACTGAGGTTTCTGTTGAAAAACGGTTAAAGGCACTGGAAACCATCTGGAACTTGACTCCTACCCATTTGTGGGAGTTTTTAACCCGGTTCCTAAAAGACCATGCTCCACAGATGCGACAGGCTGCCGCTAGGTATCTGGCACAACTTCGGGATCCACGGACAATACCAGCTTTGGAGCAATTGCTGGAAAAAGAAACAGTTGAATCGGTTCGACTGGCTGGATTGTCTGCACTTTCGCAAGTAACCAACCTGCCATCTGCATAG
- a CDS encoding leucine-rich repeat domain-containing protein, with product MHSTEKENIIRLLLSGQEANIALGLQLARSQNISIAEFKKTIEHLYTWMYKYEPDLEDSDWVIRFLLKIHTITEIKRIKVSLQEIPDCIYLCRNLQYLTLPENKISGLPATIGCLRELRKVNLFKNQLTRLPVEIGKLTNLESLTLTLNQLKELPAEISNLDKLQFLYLAGNQLTTLPYKIGCLVQLRVLGLKGNQLTRLPSEVGSLSELKELTLSDNQLTQLPDEIRNLNKLQTVELRNNPIPDSEQERIKSLLPNCTIAF from the coding sequence ATGCACTCGACTGAGAAAGAAAACATCATTCGATTATTGCTTTCCGGGCAGGAGGCAAATATTGCCTTGGGCTTGCAATTAGCCAGGTCACAGAATATAAGTATTGCTGAATTCAAAAAAACGATTGAACATTTATACACATGGATGTACAAATACGAACCTGATCTGGAGGATTCTGATTGGGTAATCAGATTTCTGTTGAAAATCCATACAATTACAGAGATAAAACGCATAAAGGTTTCACTTCAAGAAATTCCAGACTGTATCTACCTTTGTCGGAATCTGCAATATCTTACCCTGCCAGAGAATAAAATTAGTGGGCTTCCAGCTACGATAGGGTGTTTAAGAGAATTAAGAAAAGTGAATCTTTTTAAAAATCAGCTTACCCGTTTACCTGTAGAAATCGGTAAGCTAACAAATTTGGAATCCCTGACCTTGACCTTAAATCAGTTAAAGGAACTACCTGCTGAAATCTCAAACCTTGACAAATTGCAGTTTCTATATCTTGCAGGAAATCAACTGACCACTCTTCCCTACAAAATAGGTTGTTTGGTACAATTGAGAGTACTAGGCTTGAAAGGGAATCAACTTACAAGGTTGCCTTCTGAAGTTGGCTCCTTGTCTGAATTAAAAGAACTTACTCTATCTGATAACCAATTGACTCAACTTCCGGATGAGATCCGCAATCTGAATAAACTTCAAACAGTAGAACTTAGAAACAATCCTATTCCTGATTCAGAGCAGGAGAGGATTAAATCCTTACTACCAAACTGTACAATAGCGTTTTAA
- a CDS encoding leucine-rich repeat domain-containing protein, producing the protein MHLTEKENIIRLLLSGQKENIRLGLQLVNSLSIDISDLKYMIDILCRWHGIPHLSSFANKLYHIGQKRISGVDQNITYLPAEIHYLAEVKEMYLTYNTLKIIPNEIGYLINLLILDLSNNHLESLPMEIGNLTNLSILNMSNNFLSCIPSQIGDLRNLNALLLFANRLTAIPQTIGNLNSLEDLKLHFNELTFLPCEIGRLENLVLLSLSGNQLIHLPHEIKYLTRLQELDLRDNPISDSEKETIKTLLPSCKILF; encoded by the coding sequence ATGCACTTGACTGAAAAAGAAAACATCATTCGTCTGTTGCTATCCGGGCAGAAAGAGAATATTCGATTGGGTTTACAATTAGTGAACTCACTTAGTATTGATATCTCTGACTTAAAATATATGATTGATATTCTGTGCAGGTGGCATGGAATACCACACTTGTCTTCTTTTGCCAATAAATTGTATCACATAGGTCAGAAAAGGATCAGTGGGGTTGACCAGAATATTACCTATTTACCTGCAGAGATTCACTATCTGGCAGAGGTAAAAGAAATGTATCTGACCTATAATACATTAAAGATTATTCCGAACGAGATAGGATATCTTATTAATCTGCTCATACTCGATCTATCAAATAACCACTTGGAGAGTCTTCCAATGGAAATAGGAAATCTAACCAATCTCTCAATACTGAATATGAGTAATAATTTTTTATCCTGTATTCCCTCTCAAATTGGAGATTTGAGAAACTTAAATGCGTTGCTTTTATTCGCAAATAGGCTGACTGCTATTCCTCAAACAATAGGAAATTTAAATTCTTTAGAAGACCTAAAATTACATTTCAACGAGCTTACATTTCTTCCCTGTGAAATCGGAAGATTAGAGAATCTGGTACTACTGAGTTTGTCTGGAAACCAGTTAATACACTTACCCCACGAAATTAAGTATCTGACACGTCTTCAGGAGTTGGATTTACGTGACAATCCCATTTCTGATTCAGAAAAAGAGACAATCAAAACTTTATTGCCTAGCTGTAAAATCCTTTTTTGA
- a CDS encoding leucine-rich repeat domain-containing protein, with amino-acid sequence METQSTDQENILRLLLSGQEKNIVLGLQLAESQRIDIADLLQDIDILCEWWLGKDKINEITDKLVQIVGIEEIAKGNAGFDRIPPQIKYMLNLKELSLPYNQINTLPLEIGTLKKLIRLSLGHSKLSSLPSEIGCLAQLRELNLTYSQLHFIPPEIGHLKKLLKLFLYENHLTTLPSEIWQCSELKELLLSYNKLNTLPPEIGNLFQLESLDLSHNQLQSIPLTIGNLSQLQRLDLSNNQLYSLPAEISNLKKLKRLSLRQNQFVSLLREIGQLESIEELILGDNQLCSFPQEISKLNQLTQLIIYHNQLRTLPEEIGNLTQLRRLHLKNNQIEVLPEEISRLINLEYLDLGKNPISDSEKVKIKSLLPNCEIYF; translated from the coding sequence ATGGAAACTCAATCCACCGACCAAGAAAACATACTTCGCTTATTGCTATCCGGACAAGAGAAGAATATTGTACTTGGTTTACAATTAGCAGAATCACAAAGGATAGATATCGCAGACCTCTTACAGGATATAGACATTCTCTGTGAATGGTGGTTGGGAAAAGATAAAATAAATGAGATTACAGACAAATTAGTGCAGATAGTTGGGATAGAAGAAATTGCTAAAGGAAATGCGGGATTTGATCGTATACCACCACAAATTAAATACATGCTAAATCTGAAAGAACTAAGTTTACCCTATAATCAAATCAATACTTTACCACTCGAAATTGGTACTCTGAAGAAGTTGATACGTTTGTCATTAGGTCATTCTAAATTGAGTTCTCTCCCTTCAGAAATTGGTTGTCTGGCTCAATTGAGAGAATTGAATCTGACATATAGTCAACTCCATTTCATTCCGCCAGAAATCGGACACCTTAAAAAATTACTAAAACTATTCCTATATGAGAATCATCTCACTACATTGCCCTCTGAAATATGGCAATGTAGTGAACTAAAAGAACTTCTGTTATCCTATAATAAGCTCAACACCTTACCACCAGAGATCGGCAATTTGTTTCAGTTAGAGAGTCTTGATTTATCTCACAATCAACTTCAGTCTATCCCCTTGACAATTGGCAACCTCTCACAACTTCAAAGACTTGATTTGTCCAACAATCAACTGTATTCCTTGCCAGCAGAAATCAGTAATCTAAAAAAGTTAAAACGACTCTCTTTACGCCAAAATCAATTTGTATCTCTTTTGAGAGAAATCGGGCAGTTGGAAAGTATAGAAGAATTAATCTTGGGTGATAATCAACTGTGTTCATTTCCTCAGGAAATTAGCAAACTTAATCAACTAACTCAGTTAATCATATACCATAATCAGCTTCGAACACTCCCAGAAGAAATTGGAAATTTAACTCAACTGAGACGGTTACATTTAAAGAATAACCAAATAGAGGTATTGCCAGAAGAAATAAGTCGATTAATCAATCTCGAGTATCTGGATCTTGGCAAAAATCCCATTTCCGATTCAGAGAAGGTGAAGATTAAATCCTTATTACCCAATTGTGAAATATATTTTTAA
- a CDS encoding leucine-rich repeat domain-containing protein: MNAQSTEKENIIRLLLSGQEENITLGLQIAEALQIDISDLKQDIEYVYNWWQGEDGSLFTDMLLKVTTLKRLYVSRRTLVSLPPQIKYFISLQDMDLPYNELKTLPSEIGELTQLNRLILSYNQLTSLPVEITKLTRLEALFVAENQLDSFPVLIKQITSLRFLHLGSNSLQSIGSEIGNLTNLEELYLNYNTLTSLPMAICNLHNLRKLNIDHNALASLPVEIGKLKKLETVELIGNQLTELPSEISNLNQLQKLLLKKNPFLNEEKKRIRKLLLIANKLVFPEKPMKIQKHH; encoded by the coding sequence ATGAATGCGCAATCGACTGAGAAAGAAAACATCATCCGTCTGTTGTTATCTGGACAGGAAGAGAACATTACCTTAGGGTTGCAGATAGCCGAAGCACTACAGATTGATATTTCTGATCTAAAACAGGATATTGAATATGTATACAACTGGTGGCAAGGCGAAGATGGCTCCCTGTTTACAGATATGCTTTTGAAAGTAACTACCCTCAAACGACTTTATGTATCCAGGCGTACGTTAGTTAGTCTTCCTCCTCAAATCAAGTATTTTATAAGCCTTCAGGATATGGACCTGCCTTACAATGAGTTAAAGACCTTACCCTCTGAAATAGGAGAACTGACCCAACTAAATCGCCTGATACTAAGTTATAACCAACTGACTTCACTGCCAGTAGAAATTACCAAACTGACAAGGCTGGAAGCATTATTTGTAGCAGAGAATCAACTGGATTCTTTTCCCGTATTGATTAAGCAGATTACTTCACTCCGTTTTCTGCATCTGGGAAGTAATTCGTTGCAAAGTATCGGTTCTGAAATAGGCAACCTCACCAACTTAGAGGAACTGTACCTAAATTATAATACCCTAACTTCATTGCCGATGGCAATCTGCAACCTTCATAACTTACGGAAACTGAACATAGATCATAATGCGCTAGCCTCACTACCAGTGGAAATCGGCAAACTCAAAAAGTTAGAAACAGTAGAGTTAATAGGTAATCAATTAACGGAACTCCCCTCAGAAATAAGTAATCTCAACCAATTACAAAAACTTCTTTTAAAAAAGAATCCATTCTTAAACGAAGAGAAAAAAAGAATACGGAAGCTATTACTCATTGCAAACAAATTAGTTTTTCCCGAAAAACCTATGAAGATACAAAAACATCATTAA
- a CDS encoding endo-1,4-beta-xylanase: MKTNLTLPVCYILLIAFFSFLSGHSAKAQLAKCKGKYFGNILQYSVPSNYNSFWNQATSENGSKWGSVEGTKGVYNWTSSDLAYNWAKNNGGLFKYHTLVWGAQTPGWVASASTATLTASVQAYIKACADHYNPLGGIKMIDVLNEPVNTPMPSNLKAALTAGYKAEPANAGDLNNQYGWVIWCFQLARKYFPSSTLLINEYNVEMNWNNCRAPYIAMVNAVKNAPNLTDGRKNLIDGVGLQAHGVDNLTAANFKACIDEIWNSTGVSIHITEFDQTANPNETKQRDVYSRLIPVAWEHPHVAGITLWGYIQGSTWINGNGQAGAGGTDSGIIYANGNDRPAMTWLKSYFSGQPTLACCPAPAPFASCPGTNRSFVVRARGTAAGAQLQLRINGNVISTFNLTTAFANYTASSTATGTVRLEVTTDNGTWDVEVDYLQINGTILQAENQAVNTALYSNGRCGGGGSSQIMHCNGYIEFANTAARTFSVQEKFVDSPSERNLLNIYPNPVSNGNVTVEFYNEKEQYISIDLVTTNGRIVKKVASKKFEAGAHQINIDFAHPGTELYLVRIKKENEIITKQLLVQH; the protein is encoded by the coding sequence ATGAAAACAAATTTAACTTTACCTGTTTGCTATATTTTACTGATAGCCTTCTTTTCCTTTCTTTCTGGCCATTCGGCTAAAGCCCAACTCGCAAAGTGTAAAGGCAAATATTTTGGTAATATTTTACAATATAGTGTTCCGTCTAATTACAATTCATTCTGGAATCAAGCCACAAGTGAAAATGGTTCAAAGTGGGGTTCAGTAGAGGGGACAAAAGGTGTCTACAATTGGACATCTTCTGACTTGGCTTATAACTGGGCAAAGAATAATGGTGGATTGTTTAAATATCACACCCTGGTTTGGGGAGCACAAACACCCGGTTGGGTAGCAAGTGCGAGTACGGCTACACTGACAGCTTCTGTACAAGCATATATTAAAGCTTGCGCTGATCACTATAATCCACTGGGAGGAATTAAAATGATTGATGTTTTGAATGAGCCAGTAAATACTCCTATGCCGAGTAACTTAAAAGCAGCACTTACTGCTGGCTACAAAGCCGAACCTGCCAATGCTGGTGATTTGAATAATCAATATGGCTGGGTGATTTGGTGTTTCCAGTTAGCCAGAAAATATTTTCCAAGTTCCACATTATTGATAAACGAGTACAATGTAGAAATGAATTGGAATAATTGCCGTGCCCCTTATATTGCCATGGTGAATGCCGTGAAAAATGCACCTAACTTAACAGATGGCCGTAAAAACCTGATTGATGGAGTAGGTTTGCAAGCACATGGTGTAGACAATTTAACTGCTGCTAACTTTAAGGCATGTATTGATGAAATCTGGAACAGTACTGGCGTTAGCATTCACATAACCGAGTTTGATCAAACGGCGAATCCGAATGAAACAAAACAGAGAGATGTATATTCCAGATTGATTCCCGTGGCATGGGAACATCCTCATGTAGCTGGTATTACCTTGTGGGGATATATCCAGGGTTCTACCTGGATTAATGGAAATGGACAAGCAGGTGCGGGAGGTACTGACTCTGGTATAATTTATGCCAATGGAAACGATAGACCAGCTATGACCTGGTTAAAATCCTACTTCTCTGGACAACCTACATTGGCTTGTTGTCCAGCGCCAGCCCCTTTTGCCAGTTGTCCTGGTACAAATCGTAGTTTTGTTGTTAGAGCTCGTGGCACGGCTGCTGGAGCTCAATTACAATTACGTATCAATGGCAATGTTATTTCTACATTCAACCTAACTACGGCATTTGCTAACTATACGGCCTCTTCTACAGCAACTGGAACTGTTCGGTTGGAAGTAACAACGGATAATGGTACCTGGGATGTGGAAGTTGATTACCTTCAAATTAACGGCACTATTCTACAAGCTGAAAATCAGGCTGTCAATACAGCTCTTTACTCAAATGGAAGATGTGGTGGGGGAGGGAGTAGCCAAATAATGCACTGCAATGGCTACATAGAGTTTGCTAATACTGCAGCCCGCACTTTTTCTGTACAGGAGAAATTTGTTGATTCTCCTAGTGAGCGCAATTTGTTGAACATATATCCTAACCCGGTTAGCAATGGTAATGTTACTGTTGAGTTTTACAATGAAAAAGAGCAGTATATAAGTATTGATTTAGTGACCACCAACGGACGTATTGTGAAAAAAGTCGCCTCGAAAAAATTTGAAGCAGGTGCTCATCAAATCAATATAGATTTTGCACATCCTGGTACTGAGCTTTATTTGGTTAGAATAAAAAAAGAAAATGAAATAATTACCAAACAATTGCTGGTTCAACACTAA
- a CDS encoding non-reducing end alpha-L-arabinofuranosidase family hydrolase produces MKRNIAFSSGIGVLTLLSVLTSCTKQEIKLADKSTDLDSSPSVTTSAIPNPRWSVTGKLFEQGAAGSFESVAVKDPSLVYDGGRWHVFYTGTDGNQWKMGYVNSPSLFDMKSEPRRFMNSLNGGGYFCAPQVFNFPAKGKWFLIYQSGLGATYSTNTSVSDYGGWAAGKGMGFNDGIDFWCIADNSYVYCFYSAQDGSKTIKRRRTTIANFPNGWESPTIVATDTFEAPHVYRNKADGKYYMMVEDIGRYFELWTASNLNGTWTKVSETWAAKSNLTERNGHWTDQVSHGEILRSGSDQLMEITNIDRCEVFMQGVVNGNYSSYIRIPYDLGLMQNF; encoded by the coding sequence AAGAAATAAAACTAGCCGATAAGTCAACCGACTTAGACTCTTCTCCATCCGTAACCACAAGTGCTATACCCAATCCCCGGTGGAGTGTAACTGGTAAACTATTTGAACAAGGAGCGGCAGGTTCGTTCGAGTCTGTAGCCGTAAAAGATCCCTCATTGGTCTATGACGGGGGGCGGTGGCATGTTTTCTACACCGGCACAGACGGAAATCAATGGAAAATGGGCTATGTCAATTCACCTTCTTTGTTTGATATGAAGTCTGAACCTCGCAGGTTTATGAATTCTCTAAATGGAGGAGGGTATTTTTGCGCGCCTCAAGTTTTTAATTTTCCAGCGAAAGGCAAGTGGTTTCTTATCTACCAATCTGGTTTAGGAGCTACTTATTCTACCAATACAAGTGTTTCCGATTATGGTGGTTGGGCAGCTGGAAAAGGAATGGGCTTTAATGACGGTATTGATTTCTGGTGCATTGCTGATAATAGCTATGTTTACTGTTTTTATTCTGCACAAGATGGTTCGAAGACCATTAAAAGAAGACGAACTACCATAGCTAATTTTCCGAATGGCTGGGAATCTCCTACTATAGTGGCCACGGATACCTTTGAAGCACCTCATGTATACCGAAACAAAGCGGATGGAAAATATTATATGATGGTAGAAGATATAGGCAGGTATTTTGAACTATGGACTGCAAGTAACTTAAATGGAACCTGGACGAAGGTATCAGAAACCTGGGCTGCAAAGTCCAATCTAACTGAAAGAAATGGACATTGGACAGATCAAGTTTCACACGGGGAAATTTTACGTTCAGGGAGTGACCAGCTAATGGAAATAACTAACATTGACCGTTGCGAAGTATTCATGCAAGGTGTAGTAAACGGAAATTATAGTTCATACATACGAATTCCTTATGATCTAGGTTTAATGCAAAATTTTTAA